In Paraburkholderia bryophila, a single genomic region encodes these proteins:
- a CDS encoding glutamate/aspartate ABC transporter substrate-binding protein — protein sequence MVREKLLMLAVLASAAHGVLAQDATPTMTKIQTNGLISIGHRETSVPFSYVDSDNQVIGFSQDLCNKVIDAVKAKTKRSDLRIRFIPVTSQNRISLVQNGTVDLECGVTTNLAARQNQVAFSDTFFVATTRLLTRKDSGIKDFPDLAGKTVVTNQGTTSERILRKMNEEKKMNMQIISAKDYGEGRLTLETGRAVAYMMDDVLLAGARSLTAKPADWVLVGTPQSSEAYGFMLRKNDPEFKKVVDDAMQQVMKGKEINTMYDKWFMKPVPPKNLTFDFPMSDSLKKVYANPNDTAFE from the coding sequence ATGGTCCGGGAAAAATTGTTGATGCTGGCCGTGCTGGCATCGGCCGCACATGGCGTGCTCGCGCAGGACGCAACGCCGACCATGACGAAGATTCAAACCAACGGCCTGATTTCGATCGGCCATCGCGAGACGTCGGTCCCGTTTTCCTATGTGGACAGCGACAACCAGGTCATCGGTTTTTCTCAGGATCTGTGCAACAAGGTTATCGACGCAGTCAAGGCGAAGACGAAACGGTCCGATCTGCGTATCCGGTTCATTCCGGTGACGTCGCAGAACCGCATTTCGCTGGTACAGAACGGCACCGTGGATCTGGAATGCGGCGTGACGACGAACCTTGCCGCCCGGCAAAACCAGGTCGCGTTTTCCGATACATTCTTCGTGGCCACGACCCGGCTGCTGACGCGCAAAGACTCCGGCATCAAGGATTTCCCGGATCTCGCGGGCAAGACGGTCGTGACCAATCAGGGGACGACGTCCGAGCGCATCCTGAGAAAGATGAACGAAGAGAAGAAAATGAACATGCAGATCATCAGCGCCAAGGACTACGGCGAGGGCCGCCTGACGCTGGAAACCGGCCGCGCGGTGGCGTACATGATGGATGACGTTTTGCTGGCGGGCGCGCGCTCGCTAACGGCGAAGCCCGCTGACTGGGTGCTGGTCGGCACGCCGCAATCGTCCGAGGCTTATGGATTCATGCTGCGGAAAAACGACCCTGAGTTCAAGAAGGTCGTCGACGATGCGATGCAGCAGGTCATGAAAGGCAAGGAGATCAACACAATGTACGACAAGTGGTTCATGAAGCCGGTCCCGCCGAAGAACCTCACGTTCGACTTTCCGATGAGCGACTCGTTGAAAAAGGTCTACGCGAATCCGAACGATACGGCGTTCGAATAA
- a CDS encoding phosphatase PAP2/dual specificity phosphatase family protein, with the protein MSGSGARTDAVTWPPHAAAARPATFVLKCVLLAGMGLVFFSTYGFANWLAGRHASVPSFAFGWEHAIPFWPWTIVPYWSIDLLYALSFFLWRWRDELLDHVKRLLTVQVISVVCFIAWPLRFSFERPAAGGMSGALFTLLAGFDKPFNQAPSLHIGLLVVLWAVYALQARGAWRWLLHGWFALIGISVLTTYQHHVIDVPTGAAVGCFALFLFPLRRGDGTSRVRAVDEPVTPTVLAHARRIARRYAALALVFLIATCVTIPHSPFAALLLGWIALAVLCVAIVYWRVDAGLYQKSEAGGLAWATGALFLPTVFGTFVNSRAWTFRHAASSPVGHSVLVGRTPTRREVRLARATAIVDLTAEMPGWARRDPAIHYVCVPQLDLLPPTLAQLQQAVAAIEMLREQGHTVLVCCALGYSRSALTVAAWLAAYLQLNDAQAALALLREARPQVVLRAPSVALLQRYIDWRSPMRHEAPHNTRPGPEVRS; encoded by the coding sequence ATGAGCGGCAGCGGCGCGCGCACCGACGCGGTGACGTGGCCACCCCACGCAGCCGCCGCGCGGCCGGCTACCTTCGTGCTGAAATGCGTGCTGCTGGCGGGCATGGGTCTGGTGTTCTTTTCGACCTATGGCTTCGCGAACTGGCTGGCCGGAAGGCATGCGAGCGTGCCTTCGTTCGCGTTCGGCTGGGAGCATGCCATTCCTTTCTGGCCGTGGACGATCGTGCCTTACTGGTCGATCGATCTGCTGTACGCGCTGTCGTTTTTTCTGTGGCGTTGGCGCGATGAGTTGCTCGACCACGTCAAGCGGCTGTTGACGGTGCAGGTTATTTCGGTGGTGTGCTTTATTGCGTGGCCGCTGCGCTTCAGCTTCGAGCGGCCGGCCGCCGGTGGCATGAGCGGGGCGCTGTTCACGTTGCTCGCGGGTTTCGACAAACCGTTCAATCAGGCGCCGTCGCTGCATATCGGTTTGCTGGTGGTGTTGTGGGCCGTGTATGCGTTGCAGGCGCGCGGCGCGTGGCGTTGGCTGTTGCATGGCTGGTTCGCGTTGATCGGCATTTCCGTGCTGACCACCTATCAGCATCACGTGATCGATGTGCCGACCGGCGCGGCGGTGGGCTGCTTCGCGCTGTTTCTGTTTCCGCTGCGGCGGGGCGATGGAACGTCCCGCGTGCGTGCCGTCGACGAACCGGTCACGCCCACCGTGCTGGCTCACGCCCGCCGCATTGCGCGGCGCTATGCGGCGTTGGCGCTGGTGTTTCTGATTGCCACCTGCGTGACGATTCCGCATTCGCCGTTCGCGGCGTTGCTGCTTGGCTGGATCGCGCTGGCCGTGCTGTGCGTCGCGATTGTCTATTGGCGTGTGGATGCCGGGTTGTATCAGAAGAGCGAAGCGGGCGGTCTCGCGTGGGCGACCGGCGCGCTGTTCCTGCCGACTGTGTTCGGCACGTTCGTGAATTCGCGCGCGTGGACGTTTCGTCATGCGGCGTCGTCGCCGGTGGGTCACTCGGTGCTGGTGGGACGTACGCCGACGCGTCGTGAGGTGAGGCTGGCGCGTGCCACCGCGATTGTCGACCTGACCGCTGAAATGCCCGGCTGGGCCCGGCGCGATCCGGCGATCCACTATGTGTGCGTGCCGCAACTCGACTTGCTGCCGCCGACGCTCGCGCAGTTGCAGCAAGCCGTCGCCGCAATCGAGATGTTGCGTGAACAGGGGCATACCGTGCTGGTGTGCTGTGCGCTCGGCTATTCGCGTAGCGCATTGACGGTGGCGGCGTGGCTCGCTGCGTATTTGCAGTTGAACGATGCACAGGCCGCGCTGGCGCTGTTGCGGGAAGCGCGTCCGCAGGTGGTGTTGCGGGCGCCGAGCGTGGCGTTGTTGCAGCGGTATATCGACTGGCGTTCGCCAATGCGGCATGAAGCGCCACACAACACGCGGCCTGGACCCGAGGTTCGATCATGA
- a CDS encoding bifunctional alpha/beta hydrolase/class I SAM-dependent methyltransferase produces the protein MTSRTAGEHTFVTHDGEALFYRHWPVAGERCRGAVLLFHRGHEHSARMAHLVDELDLPEHAFFAWDARGHGHSPGERGYSPSAAASVRDVQTFAEHIRDTHGIAIEDMTVIGQSVGAVLVAAWVHDYAPPLRALVLAAPAFSIKLYVPLALPALRLMYRLRGRFFVNSYVKPKLLTHDPERVASYQSDPLIARAIAVNMLLDLHDMAQRVVADAAAIKVPTQVLISGADWVVRRQPQDQFYERLSSARKERIVLDGFHHDTLGELERSRAIAPIRAFVLQEYDAPSAPVSLLDAHERGPFYDEFAGLKQPPQPLKGAYWALVRGGLRLSSWFSAGIALGFQRGFDSGSSLDYVYRNRAEGRSPLGRLIDRNYLESIGWRGIRQRKIHIEALIADAIARLRRDGQPVRIVDIAAGHGRYVLDAIGAAALSRTGIEHILLRDYSPPNVEAGRALIIQKGFGTKARFEQGDAFDAEALAKLEPRPNLAIVSGLYELFSDNAMIRASLGGLARSVAPGGYLVYTGQPWHPQLEFIARTLKNHRGEAAWVMRRRSQAELDELVASAGFRKIAQRIDEWGIFTVSVAQRVADV, from the coding sequence ATGACGAGCCGCACTGCCGGGGAACACACGTTTGTCACGCACGACGGCGAGGCGCTGTTCTACCGCCATTGGCCGGTTGCCGGCGAACGTTGCCGTGGCGCCGTGCTGCTGTTTCATCGTGGTCACGAACACTCGGCGCGCATGGCCCATCTCGTCGACGAACTCGATCTGCCCGAGCATGCGTTCTTCGCGTGGGACGCGCGGGGCCACGGCCATTCGCCGGGCGAACGCGGCTACAGTCCGAGCGCGGCGGCTTCGGTGCGCGACGTTCAGACGTTCGCCGAGCATATCCGCGACACCCACGGCATCGCGATCGAAGACATGACGGTGATCGGCCAGAGCGTCGGCGCTGTGCTGGTCGCCGCGTGGGTGCACGATTACGCGCCGCCGCTGCGCGCGCTGGTGCTGGCCGCGCCGGCCTTCAGCATCAAGCTGTATGTGCCGCTCGCGTTGCCGGCTTTGCGGCTCATGTACCGGCTGCGCGGGCGCTTCTTCGTCAATAGCTATGTGAAGCCGAAGCTGCTGACGCACGACCCCGAGCGCGTCGCCAGCTACCAGTCCGATCCGCTGATCGCGCGCGCCATCGCGGTCAACATGCTGCTCGATCTGCACGATATGGCCCAACGCGTGGTGGCCGACGCCGCCGCGATCAAGGTGCCGACGCAAGTGCTGATCTCCGGCGCCGATTGGGTCGTGCGTCGGCAGCCGCAGGACCAGTTTTACGAACGGCTGAGTTCGGCGCGCAAGGAGCGCATCGTGCTCGACGGTTTTCATCACGACACGCTCGGTGAGTTGGAGCGCAGCCGCGCCATCGCGCCGATTCGCGCGTTCGTCCTGCAGGAATACGATGCGCCGAGCGCGCCGGTCTCGTTGCTCGACGCGCATGAGCGTGGGCCGTTCTATGACGAATTCGCGGGTCTGAAGCAGCCGCCGCAGCCGTTGAAAGGCGCCTACTGGGCGTTGGTGCGCGGCGGTTTGCGGCTGTCGTCGTGGTTCTCTGCGGGGATCGCGCTCGGGTTCCAGCGCGGCTTCGATTCCGGCTCGTCGCTCGACTATGTGTACCGCAATCGCGCGGAAGGGCGTTCGCCGCTCGGCCGGCTGATCGACCGCAACTATCTCGAATCGATCGGCTGGCGCGGCATTCGTCAGCGCAAGATTCATATCGAAGCGCTGATCGCCGATGCCATCGCGCGCCTGCGGCGGGACGGCCAGCCGGTGCGGATCGTCGATATTGCCGCGGGGCACGGGCGCTATGTGCTCGACGCCATTGGCGCGGCCGCGCTGAGCCGGACAGGCATCGAACATATTCTGCTGCGCGATTACAGTCCGCCGAATGTCGAGGCCGGCCGCGCGCTGATCATTCAGAAAGGCTTCGGCACGAAGGCGCGTTTCGAACAAGGCGACGCGTTCGACGCCGAAGCGCTCGCCAAGCTCGAACCGCGCCCGAATCTGGCCATCGTGTCGGGGCTGTACGAACTGTTCAGCGACAACGCGATGATCCGCGCATCGCTCGGCGGCCTCGCGCGCTCCGTCGCGCCCGGCGGTTACCTGGTTTATACGGGGCAGCCGTGGCATCCGCAGCTGGAATTCATCGCGCGTACGCTGAAGAACCATCGCGGCGAGGCCGCGTGGGTGATGCGCCGTCGCTCGCAAGCCGAGCTCGATGAGCTGGTGGCGAGCGCGGGCTTTCGCAAGATCGCGCAACGCATCGACGAATGGGGCATCTTCACCGTCAGCGTCGCGCAACGGGTCGCGGACGTATGA
- a CDS encoding CDP-alcohol phosphatidyltransferase family protein, translating into MSIYALKPKFQNLLRPLVRQLARVGVTANQVTVTAALGSIVVGGVAAAGYYRLFLLIPIWLFLRMALNAIDGMLAREFGQKSALGAYLNELGDVISDIALVLPFLVIAAFNAADIWAFALAAAVVECAGLVGPLAGATRRYDGPLGKSDRAVVIGAFGLWIGLGLTVAPWATWLWRALVVLALVTMGQRVRNGVAEAR; encoded by the coding sequence ATGAGCATCTACGCACTCAAACCGAAGTTCCAGAATCTGCTGCGGCCTTTGGTGCGCCAACTCGCGCGCGTCGGTGTAACGGCCAATCAGGTCACGGTGACGGCGGCACTCGGCTCGATCGTGGTGGGCGGCGTAGCGGCGGCGGGTTATTACCGGCTGTTCCTGCTGATCCCGATCTGGCTGTTCCTGCGCATGGCGCTCAATGCGATCGATGGGATGCTGGCGCGTGAATTCGGACAAAAGAGCGCGCTCGGCGCGTATTTGAACGAGTTAGGCGACGTGATTTCCGACATCGCACTCGTTTTACCGTTTCTGGTCATCGCCGCATTCAATGCTGCGGATATCTGGGCGTTCGCGCTGGCCGCCGCGGTGGTCGAGTGCGCGGGTTTGGTCGGGCCGCTGGCGGGCGCCACGCGCCGCTACGACGGCCCGCTCGGCAAAAGCGATCGCGCGGTGGTGATCGGCGCATTCGGCCTGTGGATCGGCCTCGGCCTGACGGTCGCGCCGTGGGCCACGTGGCTGTGGCGCGCGCTGGTTGTGCTGGCGCTCGTGACAATGGGCCAACGGGTGCGCAACGGGGTTGCCGAGGCGCGCTGA
- a CDS encoding lysophospholipid acyltransferase family protein → MSIWHAWQRDCLLGVVRLVAGAYPVWHHGTPNATQKIYFSNHTSHVDTLAILAALPRELRSQVRPVAARDYWERGKAKVHIANNLLNVVLIDRKKEGDGDPLEPVREALRLGYSIIIFPEGTRSAEALPQAFKSGLYRLAGEFPTVELCPVYLENLQRIMPKGAIWPVPLICKVHFGATITLADNEPKADFLQRARERIVELSPVRHAD, encoded by the coding sequence ATGAGTATCTGGCACGCATGGCAACGCGATTGTCTGCTGGGTGTAGTGCGTCTCGTGGCAGGCGCCTATCCGGTCTGGCATCACGGCACACCGAACGCAACGCAGAAGATTTACTTCTCCAATCACACCAGCCACGTCGACACACTGGCGATTCTCGCCGCGCTGCCCCGCGAGTTGCGCTCGCAGGTGCGGCCCGTCGCGGCGCGCGACTATTGGGAGCGCGGCAAGGCCAAGGTGCACATCGCCAATAACCTGCTCAACGTGGTGCTGATCGACCGCAAGAAAGAAGGCGACGGCGATCCGCTAGAGCCCGTGCGCGAAGCGTTGCGGCTCGGCTATTCGATCATTATTTTTCCGGAAGGCACGCGCAGCGCCGAGGCCTTGCCGCAGGCGTTCAAAAGCGGCCTGTACCGGCTCGCCGGCGAGTTTCCAACGGTCGAGCTGTGCCCGGTCTATCTGGAGAACCTGCAGCGCATCATGCCCAAGGGCGCGATCTGGCCGGTGCCGCTGATCTGCAAGGTGCATTTCGGCGCCACGATCACACTGGCCGACAACGAGCCCAAGGCGGATTTTCTGCAGCGCGCGCGGGAGCGCATCGTCGAACTTTCGCCGGTACGCCACGCGGATTGA
- a CDS encoding phosphatidate cytidylyltransferase: MRTAFWELVAGLTGFLAIASVIGGLLAWRDGGRSTTIANLNQRIRAWWGMIAIMAIAIGLGPTATYIVFAFVSYMALREFITLTPTSPSDHTTLFICFFIAIPVQYLLLWVNWYGMFSIFVPVHLFITLSLVSALTQDTHEFLSRSSKIHWALMVCVYGLSHAPALLILDIPGYQGENALLLFFFLLVVQISDVFQYVVGKLFGKRKIAPKLSPSKTVEGFIGGGLLATLSGAALYRITPFSFGAAFLMSLAIVLAGFVGGLVLSAVKRSLGAKDWGSMIAGHGGALDRVDSICFAAPVFFHLVRYLYVN, encoded by the coding sequence ATGAGAACCGCGTTCTGGGAACTCGTGGCCGGCCTGACCGGCTTTCTGGCGATCGCTTCGGTGATCGGCGGCCTGCTCGCCTGGCGCGATGGCGGCCGTAGCACGACCATCGCCAATCTGAATCAGCGTATTCGCGCATGGTGGGGAATGATCGCAATCATGGCGATCGCGATCGGCCTGGGGCCGACCGCCACTTACATCGTGTTCGCCTTCGTGTCGTATATGGCGCTGCGCGAGTTCATCACGCTGACGCCTACTTCGCCGAGCGATCACACCACGCTGTTTATCTGCTTCTTCATCGCGATTCCGGTGCAGTACCTGCTGCTGTGGGTGAACTGGTACGGCATGTTCTCGATCTTCGTGCCGGTGCATCTGTTCATCACGTTGTCGCTGGTGTCCGCGCTCACGCAGGACACGCATGAATTCCTCAGCCGTAGTTCGAAGATTCATTGGGCGCTGATGGTGTGCGTGTACGGTCTGAGTCACGCGCCCGCGCTGCTGATTCTGGATATTCCCGGCTATCAGGGCGAAAACGCGCTGCTGCTGTTCTTCTTCCTGCTGGTGGTGCAGATCAGCGACGTGTTCCAGTACGTGGTCGGCAAGCTGTTCGGCAAACGCAAGATCGCGCCGAAGCTGAGTCCTTCGAAAACCGTCGAAGGGTTTATCGGCGGCGGGCTGCTCGCTACGCTGTCGGGGGCCGCGCTTTACCGGATCACGCCGTTCAGTTTCGGTGCGGCGTTTCTGATGTCGCTCGCTATCGTGCTGGCGGGGTTCGTCGGCGGACTGGTGCTGTCTGCTGTTAAGCGCTCGCTCGGGGCGAAAGACTGGGGGTCGATGATCGCCGGACACGGCGGTGCGCTCGATCGCGTCGATTCGATCTGCTTTGCCGCACCGGTGTTTTTTCACCTGGTGCGATATCTGTATGTGAACTGA